GCGCGAAGGCGTCAGCCGGGCTTGTTCATGCAGGTGACCTGGCAGTCGAGCGGGGAGTGCTGGCAGTTGGCGGCGACGACGATCTCTCTGCTGAGCGGGTCGCCCCACAGCGGGATTGGTGGGGCGGCTGAGCACTTACAAGCCTGCGACTGTCGGGGGGTAGGCACGGTCCGCTCGGACCAGCCGTACTCGGAAACGGTCATGCCCCGCACCGTACGGGCGGTCGAGGGCGTTGCCCACCGCCCAACTCAACCCCGGCGCCCGGCCCCGGCCTTCCGGCCAGGCGGCCCAACCGAAGGAGCAGCGCATGCGCGGCGGTCGCACGGCGGGGGAAGGCGTGAAGCTACCCCCAGTCCGTCACGTCGCTCAGGCCGTCCGCATCCGCATCCAACTGCTGCCGAGCCTCACCCGAGAGGAACAGTGTCAATGCCCCGCAGTCACGACACCCACGCCCCAACGGTGCGTCATATACAGGCTTCGACTTGAACAGGCCCGCCGCCCTGAACCGGAGCTGCAGTCGGCTGCTCCACTCTCCGCGTTCGCCTACCTCGCCGAGGGGGCTGAGCCGCTCTGAACCGCATGTTCCGCATCGCATTCCGCGGACGATACACCGGGCGTTCTCGCACGCAGCCGGTGGGTCCGCAATCGGCGCGGTACACAGCGCAGCGACTGAAGCGGCCGAAGGAGCAACACCGTGACCGAGCGCACCTACCGGGGTATTGCCGCACCCACCAGCCTGCGCGATGGCTGGGAGCGGTACCTGTGGCAGTCCGGCGTGGACGCGGCTGTGAAGCACGGATTCCTGGATACGCACTACGGCGCCCTCGGGGACCGGCTGAAGCTCGGTGAGCCGGTCGACGTCGAGGTCACCGTGCGCAGGCGCTGGTTGCGTGTCGCGGCGACGTTCGGGGCCGCGCCGGGATCCCACATGGGCCTGTGGCACCCCGACACGGGCTCGTGGATCGGCGGCACCGGGGTGCACCGCTGGAACTACCGCGTCGGCAGCCTGCGTCGGTGCCTCACGCTGCGCCTCGGTGAGGAGGAGTGCGACTCCCCGGAGGAAGCGATCAACTACCTGCACTGGAGCGCTGGAGCGCCCCGGCGCCGCCGCCGGCGCCAGGGACACCGCGACGAGGGTCTGTCCAGTCGACCGTACGGACCCTCGGGTCGGGCCTCGGGCTCCCGGTGCGAGACGGCTCCTCCGGTTCAAGGGCGAGGGGCCGTCCGCAGGAGTCCGCTGGCGCTCAGATCGAGGTCTCCATCGTGGGGGTGCTGACCTCGGCGGCGAGCAGCGCCAGGCGGATGCGGTTGTCGGCCCCCGTCTTGGCCCGGATGCGCCGCAGGTAGGTGTCCACGGTGTGGGTGCTCAGACCCATGCGGTGGGCAATGGCGGCGTAGGTGCAGCCTCGGGCGAGATGCTGCAGGACCTCCAGTTCGCGTGGGCTGAGGGCCGGGTTGCGGTCAGCGGTTCCGATCGTCATGGAGTTCTTCCTTCCGGTTGTCACAGGGCGGGCGAGACGGCCTCGGGCTTCGGGGGGATGTAGCCGCCGCCCCAGGCGCTGTCCGCAGGCGCGACAACGGTGGCAGTAACGGGCGACACCCGGCCGTCGGCCTGCCGGTGGTCCAGGTCGACGGGGTGGATCGCCGTGACTGCACTGAAGGCGAGGGCGATGACGGCAAGACGCAGAGCGGGCATCAGCGAACTCCCAGGGGTGATCGTCTGGGGCACCTTCTGCGGTGCCCTCGGTTGCTTCAGACTGGCCCCGGGCACCACGCCCGCACCACCTGACAGACTGCTCACCAAGCTGCCATGCAGCAAGACGAGTTGGGAACAAGTATGGACATATCAGGAGAGGTTTCCCTTTCTGCTGTGCTTGCCTCTCTGACCGGCGATCAGATGGGCGTGTATGCCTGGATCGCCCAGCGTCCAGGTGCGGAGCCCGACAGCGTCGCAGGCGCTCTGGGGTTGTCGGCTGCGGATGCGCGCTCCGCCGTCAGTGCCCTCGAGCGGGCGCAGCTGCTGATCGGCAGCGACGAGCGTGGGGGACTGGTGGCCGTGGACCCCGGCCTTTCGGCGGCTGCCGCGACCCAGGAACTGAGCCAAACCATCCGGGCGCAGCAGGCGCAACTTGACGGGATCAACGCCCGCATCGGCGCCCTGCGCTCGCACTTCCATGCCGGTCGCGGCAGGGGCACCTCGGATGTGGAGCCCATCACGGAACTGGAGGGGGTCCGCTCGGCCCTCAACCGGGCCTCCGAGGCCTGCCGGCAGGAGATGCTGACCTGCCAGCCGGGCGGCAACCGGGTGCCCGAGGCACTTCAGGAGTCGATCGCGCGTGACACCGCACTGCTGGAACGCGGTGTCCGGATGCGTACGCTCTACCAGCACACGGCGCGTTTCAACGGTCCGAGCCAGGCCTACGTGGCTGCGGTGTCCGCGTTGGGGGCCGAGTACCGCACGGCGCACGAGCTGTTCGGCCGGATCATCGTCTTCGACCGCGAGACCGCGTTCATTCCGGACCGGCACGGGAGCTGGGGCGCCGTCGTCATCCGCGAGCCCTCGATCGTCGCGTACCTGTGCTCCATCTTCGAAGCGGCCTGGAGCACCGCCAAGCCCTTCGGGGACGCCCCTGCGGACGGGCTCGAAGCCGTGTCGAAGGAGCTCGACCGGACGATCCTGCGTCTCCTCGCGGCGGGGCTCAAGGACGAAGCCATCGCTCGGCGACTGGGCATGTCGCTGCGCACCCTGCGCCGCCATATCGCCGACATCATGGCCGGCCTCAGGGCCGACAGCCGCTTCCAGGCGGGAGTGCGGGCCGCGGGCTCCGCCCAGTTGGCCGACGGCGCCGTGGACGACGCGGCCGATGAGCACGCCGGGCCGGCGGGTCGGCGGAGTCCCGCATAGTCGTGACTACCCCCGTGCTGCTGCCGAGGCAAGAGTGGTTGTCCTTGTAGGTCCACGGGGGAGGCATGGATGAGTATTGGCCGAAGGCTTGCGCGAGAAATGGAGTCCTTCGCCCGCGACGTGGGTTTCTGCTTGACGGCGAACCGTGCAGTCGGTCCGGCCGTCGTATGGCCGTCCGGTGAGCCCGGCCTCTCCGAGGAGTTCTGTTCCAGGGCCGTGTCGCCGTCCGTCCCTCCGGCGGCCGATTCCTTGTACCCGGTTTCCGTCAACGAGCAAGTCGAGGAATTGACGGACCATCTGGGTGTGCTGCTGGGAACGCAGGTGCGGGCCTCGGCCTGGGATCTGTCGCGGGACCGTGCGACCCAGCCGCAGGCAGCCGGGCAGGAAAGGCTTTTGATGCCTTTGACCTGTGGATTCGACTGCCGTATCGATGGTTCGGCCGAGGTCGGGGAACCTCACCCCACGGTGAGCATGGAGCTGCGGCTGCGGCGCGGGAGCGTCCTCTATGTACCCGCGCATTTCAGCTACACGCTCTCGAAAGGGCATGCGCGCACCGTCGCTCTGGACCTCTCGATCGGCTGATCAGTGGCTTCGGTAACTGGATCCCGTGACTTTCCCGCTGCCGGCGCCGACGGCAGGATTCATTCCAGCGAGAGGGAGGAACCCGAATCCGAGTGCAGAACTGCGGTCGGTCTCGCGGAAATCACGGTGCCCGGTGAACGGGCGCCTCTTTCACCAAGGAGTTCACATGTCCCGCACTGTTCGATTCGCTTCCACCGCGGCCGTCGTCATGGCCCTCAGTTCGATCGTGCTGCCCGCTGCCATGGCCGCCACCCCGCAGGCGGTCCAGGGCCGTGCCGCTGTGACGCAGACCATCACGCCGAACTACACCTGCGCCGAGCACATCGAGTGCGACCCGAAGTAGTGGCGTTCGGCCGCGGCCCGGCCTCCTGTGGGGTCCGGGCCGCGGCCGCCCTGGCGACCAACCCCTGAAAGGCGAACGTGACCAACCCATGACCGACCTCGCAGCCCCTCCGTACGCCGGGCCGAGCGCCCCCCATCTGCTCGACGATGCCACGCCCGGTGCCGTGCGAGCTGCTCTGCGGCGGCACGGTGCGGTCCTGTTGCGCAGAGCGCACCGGACCGTGACGGATTTCGAAGACCTGGCCGACGCCCTGATGACGCCGTTGATCCACCACTCCGTCGCGGGCCGGGAGCGTGAGCCGGTCAGCGCGGACGGTGCCACGGCCACCGTCAACAAGGGCTCGCACGCGATCCCGCTGCACCGTGAGCTCTCCTACGCCCCGGGCACACCCGACCTGCTGATGTTCTACTGCGAGCAGCCACCCCGGGACGGGGGCGCGACCACCCTGTGCGACGGAGCGGCACTGCTGGACCGGCTGCCGACCGAGATCGTGGAGTTCCTGCGGGCCAACGAACTCGTCTGGACGTGGAGCGCCTCGCCGGAACGCTGGCACTCCACCCTCGGGGTGGACACCCCCGCGGCGGCACAGCAGGTCGTCGCAGCACTCAACCGCAGGTACGCGGGCCTCGGACACCTGGGAGCCTCGTTCGACGGCGACACGCTGAACGGAACCTACACGACCAGCTTCCTCGTCCGCTCGGGCGACCCGGCTCGCGACTCGTTCTGCAACTCACTGCTGACCACCCTCGCGCTCAGCCAGGCGTTTGACTTGCGGATGACCGCCGGCGGAGCCAGCGCCACTCTCGGTAACGGATCGGCCTTCCCTGCGGCTTACCTGAACGCCATCGCCGCCTGTGCCGACGACGTGACCCACGACGTGGCCTGGCAGCGGGGTGACATCGTGGTCGCGGACAACACGCGCTACATGCACGGCCGACGTCCCATCGCCGACAGCGAGCGCCGCATCCTCACCCGTATCGGCCACGCCCTCGGCGAGCACGGGCCCGCCCAGTCCTGACCGGTACCCACTCCTGGCCATCGGTCGCAACACCCGCGTCCGCGCCGCGGCCGTCCGCCGTGCGGCGTCGAACGCCGCGCGGCCATCGAAACGAGGAACTTGACATGAGCACGCCTGTATTGCCAGCTCCCTTCACCGTTGTCTGGATCACTGCGAGTTTTCCGCCCGAGGTAACCGGGGTCTCCTTGGGAAACCTGGAGCGTGCCCGGTGGTTCGCGGCACAGGAGGGCGTCCGGTTGTGTCTGCTCACTCCGGAACCCGACGCCTCGGAGGAGAGCCCGGCGGCGCCCGCCGAGGGACTGGAGGTCTTCCCCTACGCCGCGAAGCCGTGGCTGCCCTATCCGGTCCTGCGAGTGCCGCGCCGGGCCGCGCTGGGACAGATCGACGCCGCACTGGAGAGGATCCGCCCAGACCTGGTCGTGGTCACCGACCCGGAGCGGTCCTTCCTGTTCGCGTCCTGGGGCGCTCCGGGCCGGGCCTACGCCCGTCGCCACAAGGTGCCCTACATCGCCCAGTACCAGGGCGACTACCTGAACTTCGCCCGCAGCTACCCGGGCTGGCGGCATTTGCGCACTCCGCTGATCCGCCCCGCGATGCGCTATCTGTACCGGCGGTTCGACGCCGCGCTGTGCGCGACCCAGCACGCCGCCCAGACCCTGCGCGGCATCTCCCGGGTGCCGATCGAGCAACTCCCCTTCATCGGGATCGACATCGCGGACTTCGCCGCCGGCCGACGCGACCCGGGCGTGCTCACGCGCCTGGCGCCCGCCCACGACGGCAGGGGCAAGGCCGTGCTCTTCCTGGGGCGCCTCGCCCGTGAGAAACGCCTCGACCTGGTGATCGCCGCGTTCCTCCGGCTCAGCGCCGAACCGGGGCACGAGGACCTCTCACTGTTCGTCGCCGGCGACGGCCCCGCCGACGTGGTGGCGGAACTGCGGCGCCTCGCCGAGCAGTCGTCCCGGATCCACTTCCTGGGCTTCGTCCACGGCAGCGACCGGACGGACCTGTACAGCTCCAGCGACGTGTTCTGCACCGCCTCGCCCTACGAGACGTTCGGGCGCACCGTCGTCGAGGCGATGGCCTCCGGAACACCCGTGGTCACCACGGCGGGTGGCGGCATCACCGACCGCCTCCAGGACGGCGGCAACGCGTACCTCTTCACGCCGGACAGCGCCGACGCCCTGCAGGACGCGCTGCGCCGGGCGCTGGTCGAGGACTCGGCGGCGCTCCGGTCCCGAGCCGGCGCCGAAGCCGCGCGCTTCACCGTGGAGGACGGCTGCGCCCGCCTCCTCGACTGCTACCGCGCACTCGCCGGGGCGCCCGCCCGGGCTTCCGCCGCCGTCAGTGCCTGAAACCTCCGTGGAGGCCGCAACAGTGTTCCCGAACCGCACGACGAAGGAAGAACCATGACGACCGATCTCATTCACGACAGCACCCGGGACGCCGCGGCTACCGCGGCCCGCGTCAGCCGCGCGGAGTACCGGCGCAGCTCACCGCCCCTGCTGCGCAGCCGGGCTCTGGACCGGCTGACCCGGACCGGCCTGTGGCTGCCGATCGCCTTCTACCTTCCCGTGTCACTGGCCCTGATCCTCCTGGGGGTACGGGTTGTCGGGACACTGCGCGGGGCGGCCCTCGTTCTCGGCGGCTACGTCCTGTGGACCCTGACCGAGTACTGGCTGCACCGGCTGGTGTTCCATTGGGCGGCCAAGCCCGGGACGGCCATGGCCGCCGTCCACTGGTTCGTCCACGGCGTCCACCACGAGCACCCCGACGACCCGGAACGGGTGATGATGCCCCTGGCGGGGTCGATCCCGCCAGCTGCGGCCTTCTGCCTGCTGTTCCGCCTGGCATTCGGCGCGGCGTCGTGGCTGCCCGTCGCGGGCGGATTCCTCGGTGGATACCTGCTCTACGACGTGGTGCACTATCTGCTGCACCACCACCGGCCCAGGACCACCGTCGGTCGGGAACTGCGACGGCGCCACCTGCTGCACCACTACCAGGACGGCCGGACCGGCTTCGCGGTGAGCGCCCCCTGGCTCGACCATGTGTTCCGGACCGCGCCCGCGCCCCGCCCGCGCAGGGGCTGACGTGCCACCGACCGTGGCGGCCAGGCTCCAGGCCCGGGCCGTCCGGCAGCTCTCCGCCCTGCCCCGCCCGCTCCGGCGGATGCTGGCCGGCCGGCCGCCCCGGCAGGCCGGCCGGGGCCTGGCCCTGGACGCCCAGTTGCTGCTGAGGCTCCAGCGACTGTTCGTGACCTCACCCGTCGACGCAGCCCTGAGCACGACCCGTGCCGCCATGGCCCGCTCGGGCTACGTCCTCGGCGGCCGACCGGTCGGACCGGTACGGACCAGCGAGGTGGTGGTTCCAGGACCGGCGGGCGCGATCGCGGCCACCCTCTACACCCCGGACTCGGGACCGCAGGCCTCCGCGCTGTTGCTCTACTTCCACGGCGGCGGGTGGGTGGCCGGTTCCCGGGAGAGCCACGACAGCACCGCGCGGTTCCTCGCCCACCGGTCGGGCGTCCAGGTACTGCTGCCCGAATACCGGTTGGCGCCCGAGCACGTCTTCCCGGCAGCGGTCGACGACGCCATGGCCGCGTTCGCCTTCGCCCACGCGCAGGCGGGCAGGCTGCGGGCCGATCCCGCCCGCATCGCCGTCGGAGGAGACAGCGCGGGAGGCAATCTGGCTGCCGTGGTCGCCCAGCTCAGCAGGGGCGGTGCCGAGTCCGCCGCGTACCAGCTGCTGCTCTACCCCAACCTCGACGCGTCCACCGTGCGGCGGTCCCATGAGGCCTTCGGCGAGGGCTTTGTGGTGACCCGCTCCGAACTGGCCTGGGCCCTCGACCACTACGCCCCCGCCGGGGTCGACCGCGCCGACCCGCGGCTCTCCCCGCTCCTGGGCGCGGACCTCCGCGGACTACCCCCTGCCTTCATCGCCGTGCCCGGCTTCGACCTGCTGCGTGACGAGGCACTGGAGTACGCCCGGCGGCTGCGCGAGGCGGGTGTCCCCACCACCGTCAACCTGCAGCCCGACCTCACCCACGGCTATGCGAGCATGCTCGGTCTCGGGCAGCGGTTCCGTGAGGCCACCGCCGAGGCCGCAGACGCCCTGCGCGCGGCCCTGGCCCGGTAAGCCCGTGCGCGGCGCTGGATGAACGATTGCGGCAAGCTGCGGCGCTGCACTGAGAAGAGCGGCAAGGTCGTCGACTTCTACCTCCACCTCGCCGCTGCCCCCCGTCACGCTCCGCATGCCCATCCGACGCGCGACCAGCCAGTGTCACTGGGACGACCGCCCCACCACCCGGCGCCTCAAGTGATCCATTTGCCGGTCGGTCCACATGCTCATGGCTGTGCAGTCGTCGCGGTGGTGGTGATCAGTTCCTCGATGCCGAAGAGGAACCGCTCCATCTCCTCCCGGGACAGCAGCGCGCTGTCCGCGGTCATCGACAGCCGTACCGCGTCGCCCGCGCCCAGGGCGTCCACCGCGAAGCTGACGCCCTGGCGCGGGGGGAACACGATCGGCCAGCTCAGGGTGGTCAGCGACCTGGCCTCGGCGATGCCCGCGGGATCGGCGCGGGCCCCGGGGTCGAACGCCTCGACCGGTTGCGTGCCCAGCTCGCGCGTGTCGTTGAAGAAGCAGCTGCGGTCGGCGACCGGGCCGTCCCCGGCCTCCAGTTCCGCGATGTCCCGCTCCAGCAGCAGCCGGTCGTAGTAGGCGTGCCGGTAGGAGGCCAGCGAGACGCTCTGGGTCCGGCGCAGCAGCTCGACGAAGTCCTGGTCGGCGTCCGGGAGGTGCACCAGCGCCTGGCCGGACAGGGTGCTCACGGCGTGGGCCAGTCCGGGCAGGAAACGGTTGTTGACCACCACCTGCAGGACCGCGTCGGGGCAGCCGGAGATCCGGGCGGTCATCGTCGCGACCGCCGCCAGCAGCACGGCGGAGGGTCCCACCCGGTGGACGGCGGCGACCCTCGGCAGGGCCAGCGCCAGGGCGGGGGAGTGCAGCAGCGCGTTGGGGAACGGCAGGGTCCCGGGCTGCCCGCCGGTTCCCTTGTCCCGGAACAGCCGCGGCGGGCCGGCCTTCAGCTTGCGGAACCAGTACTGGCGCGCGGCGGCGTCCCGGCGCCGCCCGCGCTCCGAGCACTGGAACTCCGCCTCCTCCAGTGGCTGGAGGGAAGGGCGCAGCTCACTGATCCGGGCCGGGGGCTCGCCCAGCACCAGTGCGGTGAGATTGGTGGCGACCTGGTGCAGCCCCCAGCCGTCGGCGGCGGTGTGGGCGAGGACCAGGGCGATGAACCGGACCTCGCCGCCGGACTCCAGCAGTCCGACCCGGACCGGCCACTCGGCGTCCAGTGCGAACGGCTGCCCGACCAGTTCGGCGAGCAGTGCGGCGCCCTCCTCGGCGATCTCCGCCGGGTCGTCGCTCACGCACGGACGGAGTACGACCGGCACCCGCCCGTCGGGTTCCACGGTCTGCCGCAGCCGACCCGTCTCATCCGCGGCGAGGGTGGTGTGCAGCGAGTCGTGCAGCTGGAGCAGTTGCCCGAGTGCGTCCAGGACGGCGGGCACGGGCAGGGCGACGGTGACCGGCGCGCCCAGCGAGACGTTGTAGCGGGCCGCGTCGTCGCCCAGCGTGCTGACGGTGTCCCAGATCGAGTGCTGGCCCCAGGTGGCGGGGCCGGTGCCGGAGCGTCCTGACGACAGCTCGATCTCCAGCGTGCGGGTGGTGGTCAAGGCGGACCTCTCCGGTGCGGTGGGGATTCCGCTCGGTGCGGGGCGGAATCAGCACCGAGTGTGGCCTCAGCGGGTGGTTCGCGTCGAGACCGCCCGGACGGGGCGCCCGGCGTTGGCTCAACAGCCGCCCGGCAGCCCGAATCGTCGCTGGTAACCATGGCGTGCTCTTGTCCCGGTCTGTGTCTGCCGCACCCATGGTCGCGTGGCCTCCGCAACCGCGGGCACGAATTCCGAAAGACCGCATACCTCTCCCGGCAGGGGCGCCAGAGCTGACGCAACGTCAGCAGAGGTGCACATGGACTGGACCCGGGGGAATTCCGGGTTCCGCCCGAGGCGTGCGACATGATCGCCCGGGTGCCCCTCTGCGGCATGGGCGGGATCCGCCCCGGCATGTCGTTCCTGGATCCCGCCGAGAAGCTGTGAGCGTGGGTCGACATCAATGCCATGGCCGTCGCCGCAGCGGGATCGCGGCTGGTCACTGCCGGGAGAAGGGGTCATCCGAGGCTTTGACGTCCCCTGGCTCCCCATCCCCGTCCTTGACGCTACTGACCCCAACGCCGACCTCAACAGCGCCGGGTTCGCCCTCACCCTGCGCCTGTCCGCACCAACAGCCGGGGCCCTTTCGGGCCCCGGCCGGCTCCCCCTCATTACGGGGTTCCCGAGCCGAGTAGAGCGGTCGCGCCGGGCGTCTGCTCGTAGAGCACGCGGTGGGACTTTCGGGTTCGGGTGACCAGCCCGGCGCGATGCAGGATGCCCAGGTGGTAGGAGACCGTGCTGGCGGCTAGGAAGTGGCGTTCGCCCAGTTCGCCGGTGGTGCGTTCGACCTGCAGGTCTGCGAGGAGACGCGCTCGGGTCATGCCGAACAGCGCCTGTGTCGTGGGAGCGGCTGAAGGGCCGGTGGCCGCGCTGCGCAGGGCCGGGTAGGTGATGATGGGCGGCCGGGGCACCGGGGCCGGCGTGCAGTCCATGACCAGGAACAGGTTGGTGGTGATCGCCGACGGCATCAGGGTCAGACCGGAGTCGGCGAGGCGACGGCCCTGGAGTCGCGTCAGCAGTTTCAGGTGGTCGTCGTCCCAGACGACCCGGGGGTGCAGGTCGGCCAGCATGCCTGACAGTCCGTGCCGGGCGATGGCTCGGGCCCGGTGACCGATGTCGCTCTCCAGGCGAGCGCGCAGGGTTGCCCAGTGCGGGGCGATGGCCTGTTGCCACACCTGGTCGAGTTCGTCGGCCAATCGCTGTGCGAGCGCCTGCTCGCCCTGCTGCAACACGTCCTTGAGCACCCTCGGAATGCGGCGGCCGGACAGGTTGTCCTCGGGGTTGCCCAGGGCCATGATCTCTATCTCCCAGCGCAGACGCCCGGCGTCGACGTTGGCGATGGCGTGCAAATCCTCATGGAGCGTCGGTTCCGGAACGTACGGCTGCGGAGTGATGAAGTCCGGTACGTAGTCCCACGAACCACTGAACAGGGAAGTCAGAACAGCGAGTTTCCGCTCGCGGAGCGCCTTCTGGATCATGGATTGCCAACCTCCGCCGCATGGTTGTGCATCCGCACGCATCAGGTGCAGAGCATCAACCGTGACGCTCGCCGGTGAGATAGCGAACCTCGTGTCGGCCAGAACCCCAATGTGCATGTCGATCCGCAGCACACCAACCCCCGCTCAGTGGCGCCACTTGACGGGCTACCCCCGTCCCTGGGGCCTCATCGAAGCATTCGGACCCTTACATGTCAGCTGATTCCAACCTTCGAACCTGGTCGAATGATTCGACCGTGGACATTCCAGCTGGTTCCATGGAGCCGCACCGATCGCACCCGCACCAAGCGCGGGCCGGAATTCGCCGAGCCACCGCGCATCCATCAGCGGCAACGAGACAGGGGCACAACTCATGTTGAAGATCAGGACTGTGTTGACGGGGGCCACCGTGGCCGGACTTCTCACCGCGGGACTCGCCCTGGGGGCACCCGCGGCGGAGGCGAGCGGCCCGGGCAACTGCGTTTCGGGCGACGGAGCCACCGGCACCGGCGGTGACAGCTGCCTGTTCTACCACCAGGGCTTCGTGGGCGGGTACTTCGGCAGCCCCTACTCGATCAACTACCAGGGCAACAGCTTCGGCGGCTGCAACAACAACAGCTGTGACGGTGACGGCGACGCGGTCCGCAACGACGCGGCGTCGGTCGCGAACTTCGACACCGCCTGCACCGTGACCGTCTGGGTCTACCCGCTCGGGACCGGCGGCAACATCGGTCAGTCGTTCGGCCCGTGGGGATCCGGCAACCTGAACACGAGCCTCCGCAACAACGATGCCTCGCAGACCTGGAGCGGCCCCAGCGGCTGCTAGTGGGCAACACCGAGACGTGGCACCCAATCGGGAAGGGCCGGCCGTCCATGCTGAATGAAGCCATGAAGAGAAGTCGGGTCGGTGCCGCCTCGGTTGCGGGCGGTCTACTGGTCGCGGGCCTGCTGCTGGCAGGCTGCGCGGGCGGCGGATCCGCCCACCTCGCCGGGGCCCCGTGTCCACGGGGTCCCCGGTCACCACGGTTCCGGTGCCGACGGGACCGAACCAACTCAGTGCGCTGCCGATCACGCACTATGAGCTCACCGCCGCGCAGCAGGCCGTGCTCACCAACGCCGAGGCGGCCCTGGTGCACTCCTGCATGGAGCAGCTCGGCCTTGACTACACGCTTCCAGTGGCCGCTCCGAGCAGTGGAACTGATGACCTGTCAGGTGATCTGCCGGACAACGATCCCGCCCTCGCGGCCACCCAGGGATACCGCGACAGGAGCGTGGCCGCCGCGCAGATCGCCTACGAGCAGCGGTCCAAGGCCGCCGCGCCCGTCAGTCCTCGGATCACCACGGCGCTGCTCGGGGCGAGCACGCCGTGGAACTCCGCCACCCCGGACGGCGGCTGCCTGGGGCAGGCCCGACGCACGATTGCCGGCGCGAAGGCCGCCGACCCCGACGTGGACTTCGACACCCCCCAACTGGTCACCAATATCCAGCTGAACAGCTACTTCGCGGCGTTGGCGGACGGGCGGGTCAAGGACGTCTTCGGTGCATGGTCGGCCTGCATGAAGGCACGGGGGTTCGACTACCCGAGCCCGGTGGCCGCCGTGGACGATCCGCGCTGGAAGGCGCTGCAGCCGGCGACCGCGCTGGAGATCAGGACCGCCACCGCCGACGTGTCGTGCAAGTACCAGCACAACGTCGACGGAGTCTTCCACGCCGTACAGGTGGCCGACGAGAACACGGCGATCGATGCCAACCTCGGCGCACTCCAGCAGATCAGGGCAGGTCTGGACAGCGCGCTCGCCACCGCCACGCGGATCGAAGGCCAGCCGGCCCCCGGGCCGTCCGGTGGCGGTGCCGGGTGACTGCCGCTCCGGGACGGGTCTCGGCGGTTCGCGCAGGTCGTGGCGGACGGTGGTGGCAGGGCCTTCCGGGCGCTCGGCCGAGGTGGGCCCTGCCGTCAGTGGTGAGCGGACCTTCGCGTCGGGGGAGTGGCCGTGGCCCGGCTCCGGCCGACCTCGGTGCCGCGCCGGTGATCCCGCTGATGCGGTGGCTGGTCGGCGGGACCGTGCAAAGGCAGGAGCGCGCGGTGCACGCCCTGTGGTCCGTCGCTCGATCCTCCCCGGCCGTGAGCTCGGCAGAGCGGATCTATCCAGCTCGGCGGGTTCACCCCGGTGAGGCTGGGCCGTGGGCGGGCGCTCCGGGAGTGTCCAATTAACGGCGCTGCCCCGTAATCGGTGGTGACAGGGTGTCATCCTGGGTCATGATGAAGCGTGCTTGAGCTCAAGGCCCTTGTGGACACGGTGTTTTCAGGGTTGTCGGCGCTGGTCGTCGAGGACGTGGTGGACGACGGCGAGGCCATCCGGGTGGTGGCACGGACCCCCGACGGCGCTGTGCCCTGTCCGGTGTGCGAAACACCGACCGGGCGGGTCCACGGCTTCCACAGTCGGACCGTGTCCGATGTGGCGGTGGACGGCCGGCAGGGGGTGGTGAAGGTCAGGTTGCGTCGCCTGGTGTGCCCGGTCGGCGAGGGCGACGTCGGTTCCCTCGGGCGCCGTGAACGGCGCTGCGGCAGCCAGCGCCGCCGCGTGCTCAGCGAGTCCCGTCGTGAACGCGTCGAACGCCTCTCGCTCGGCCCCGTCGAAGGGGAACCGCCCGTGCAGCACCTCGCAGTGAAGCAGCCACAGGTCGC
The Streptacidiphilus albus JL83 genome window above contains:
- a CDS encoding condensation domain-containing protein — its product is MTTTRTLEIELSSGRSGTGPATWGQHSIWDTVSTLGDDAARYNVSLGAPVTVALPVPAVLDALGQLLQLHDSLHTTLAADETGRLRQTVEPDGRVPVVLRPCVSDDPAEIAEEGAALLAELVGQPFALDAEWPVRVGLLESGGEVRFIALVLAHTAADGWGLHQVATNLTALVLGEPPARISELRPSLQPLEEAEFQCSERGRRRDAAARQYWFRKLKAGPPRLFRDKGTGGQPGTLPFPNALLHSPALALALPRVAAVHRVGPSAVLLAAVATMTARISGCPDAVLQVVVNNRFLPGLAHAVSTLSGQALVHLPDADQDFVELLRRTQSVSLASYRHAYYDRLLLERDIAELEAGDGPVADRSCFFNDTRELGTQPVEAFDPGARADPAGIAEARSLTTLSWPIVFPPRQGVSFAVDALGAGDAVRLSMTADSALLSREEMERFLFGIEELITTTATTAQP
- a CDS encoding ArsR/SmtB family transcription factor, giving the protein MLRIDMHIGVLADTRFAISPASVTVDALHLMRADAQPCGGGWQSMIQKALRERKLAVLTSLFSGSWDYVPDFITPQPYVPEPTLHEDLHAIANVDAGRLRWEIEIMALGNPEDNLSGRRIPRVLKDVLQQGEQALAQRLADELDQVWQQAIAPHWATLRARLESDIGHRARAIARHGLSGMLADLHPRVVWDDDHLKLLTRLQGRRLADSGLTLMPSAITTNLFLVMDCTPAPVPRPPIITYPALRSAATGPSAAPTTQALFGMTRARLLADLQVERTTGELGERHFLAASTVSYHLGILHRAGLVTRTRKSHRVLYEQTPGATALLGSGTP
- a CDS encoding transposase family protein, with translation MLELKALVDTVFSGLSALVVEDVVDDGEAIRVVARTPDGAVPCPVCETPTGRVHGFHSRTVSDVAVDGRQGVVKVRLRRLVCPVGEGDVGSLGRRERRCGSQRRRVLSESRRERVERLSLGPVEGEPPVQHLAVKQPQVALVASSSASSMP